The region GCCCATTAGAGGTGGTAAGTACTTGTTAATATATTTTGGTGATAGAGAAAAGCAGGTAGACAAAATTACAAGTATTcaaaattttttcctttttccttatcttctattACTTCCTCCTCATTGTGCCAATTTGTTTCCTTACCTCTGCAAGTATTGATTattgtgtctatctatccacctgtctgcctgcttgtctatctgcctgcctgtctacggTCAGCGACACACACAATCGGACCTCCTGCCGAGACACGAGCAAGAAAGTTTCCTCATTGGCTGACGAAATGCCCCTGGTTGTAAAGTATGGCTGTCATTGGCTGGAGGTctgatggtggttgttgatggctgtatttgtggtgatggtgatctattattattatgtctgttttgttatatgttgtgtttatgcaaaatgttttgtgtgtttttgagaatgtgtCCTGGAAATTTTTGGTTACAAGGAAATGCATATTGATatacaatgtctctctctctctctctctctctctctctctctctctctctctctctctctctctctctctctctctctctctctctctctctctctctctctctctctctctctctctctctctctctcacaaaaagctgacaatattaatttggaattttgttaagggaggagggtgaaggaaaggctcTTTTACCTTGGACTTGGATTCACTTGCTGTGATAGCGAAAATGGCCCTAAACCAAAATGTGTTGTTTGTGGCTTGGAGTTATCAAATGAATGTATGACTccacagaaaatgaagagacatTTATCAACTAAGCATCGTCACCTGACACAGAAACCTATATATTACTTTAAGAGActcttgaaagaaaacaaacaacaaagtcttgggtttgagaaaaaagtgaaggtagcAGAAAAGGCACAGAAAGCAAGCTACTTAGTAGCAGAACAATCAGTAAAAGAAATGAGACCCCATTCAATTGCAGAATCCTATTTTCTTCCAGCTTGCTGTTCTGTAGTGAAAACTTTGTTTGGGGACGAGgctgaaaaagaagtgaaaaaaattcctCTCTCAAACGATACGATTGGCAGACGAATGAAGGATATGTCATCTGACATTGAGAAAAGTGTGTGCGAACTGGTGAAAGATAAAACGTTTGCCTTACAAGCGGACGAATCAACAGATATTGGAGGGAAACCTCAGTTACTTGTGTTGATGCGTTTCATcgatgataagaaaataaccgAGCAATTCTTGTGCTGCAAAGAACTAAGTCAAACAACAGGACAGGAAATATTTTCTACAGTGACAGAATATTTGGTAGAAATGGACTTAAATGGAAATTATGTGTAGGAATTTGCACAGATGGTTGTCCATCAATGGTGGGGTCAGTAAAGGGTTTTGTGTCtttagtgaagaaggaaaatccaTTTCTGATTACCACACATTGTTTCTTGCACCGTGAAGCTCTTGTTGCTAAACCACTTGGACAAGATTTAAAATTTGTTCTTGATAATGTCGTGAAAATGGTGAACTTTATTCAAAGTAGACCAAAGCAGTCAAGATTATTTTCCAGTCTTTGCGAAGAAATGGGATCTGCCCACGAAGGTCTTCTCCTCCACACGGAAGTTCGGTCATTGTCAAGAGGCAGAGTGTTATCCCGTGTGCATGAACTAAGAGAggaaattcttcttttctttgctctggaagagaaaacagaattctGCGAATTACTGGCCGACGAAATTTGGAATGCAAAATTATGTTATTTGGCAGATATATTTGAGCATTTGAACAAGGTGAATTTAAGTAtgcaagggagaaatgaaaatatgttaacATGCACTGATAAAATGCagtcaatgaaagaaaaaatcaaggtttggaaagacAGGTCAAGTGAAGGTAATATTGACATGTTTCAAAAGACTGCTGCAGCAAACAACACAGACATTGTTCCACTCATTACAGACCACCTTACAAGTCTAGAAAGGAGCATTGAAAAATACTTTTCAAATATATCTACTGAAAGTTATGATTGGCTGAGAAATCCATTGGTGCTCGATCCCTTACACAAGCCTCAACTTAGCACTcacgaagaagaggaactaATTGATATCCGAAATGACCGCATGCGGCCCGCCACACTACTACGTGCGGCCCGCGGCACGTCTCATATTTCAGTCTTACAGTTGGTCTTTTTACAGGAATGATTAAGCCAGCCAGCCCTTTGCATTTTAAAGTCattatataaagatataaagatactattatattttttgggcAGTGATGTTCCTCTGTGGTATAGTAACTCCCAACctcgtcaagtgtgtgtgtgtgtgtgtgtgtccggctcgccgccacccgccaacattctctctctctctctctctctctctctctctctctctctctgtgtgtgtgtgtgtgtgtgtgtgtgttattgttaaaagtatttttcttaattaaagtaAGTGATTGCAAACACAATGTCACCAGCAGGAACTTTACCATCTGCTTCAAGTTTTCTATCGTGTTTTGTAGTGAACGAAttattctcatatatttttacgtaaatcatgTGACCATTTCGTCTCGAGGACTGCGTTCCAAAGCCAGTGACTATAGGTGACGAGAATACACGTAGTCGTACGGGCCCTGCTCCGTAATATACACGTGTTAGACGTGACCATAACTCGTCATTCCTCCGTCTCACCGAGAATCGGCCTCCGACTCGAGTCCTGCTTTGTCCTTCGAGAGCGTCACAGCGTCAGATTTTGGCGCGACTCTTACTGCACATCATCTCATCATGATTTCCAAGAAGCGAACAGTTACTGAAGAACATCGTGTgatgcaggaaaagtggaaaatatctttattttttgctgaaGTGAATGGAAAACCAACTTGTTTGATTTGCAACCAAATTATAGCGGTGTCAAAAGAATATAACATTCGGCGACATTACACAAGCACTCATGCTTCAAAGTATGATGTGTATAGTGGAAAACTTtgcgaagaaaaagtaaagacgcTAGAACAGTCTCTCAAAAGGCAGCAGTCAGTGTATCAGCGTGTTCACGAAGCCAGCGACACTGCAGTACGGGCAAGTTATAGGATTGCACGGGAAATAGCTGCGTCATCGAAACCATTTTCAGAAGgggactttataaagaaatgcaCGACGACGGCCGCAGAAGATATTTGCCCCGAAAAACGTAGATCATTTGCAAACATAAGCCTTTCAAGAAATACAGTTgcagaaagagtaaatgaactGTCAGAAAATCTTAATAGTCAGCTCAAAGAAAAAGTTGCTAAATTTGTAGCATTTTCTGTAGCAATCGATGAAAGTACAGACATTACTGACATAGCTCAACTAGCAGCAGTGTTCATACGTGGTGTTGATGAAAATATGCAGGTAAGTGAAGAATTTGTGGAATTAGTACCaatgaaaggaacaacaacaggggATGATATATTTGTGAGTTTGACTGGTGCACTTGATAGGATAGGTGTTGACTGGAAGAAAACTGTGAGTCTGACAACAGATGGAGCATCTCAAATGGTTGGTAGAAAGGCTGGCGtgacagcaaagttaaaggaaaaactaCTCACCCTGAATTCAGACCATCAAATTCACAGTGTTGATTGCATAATTGACAGggattaattattaattattgtattgttagaaatactgattgaaaaggaaggaaaaaaaaactcattaatgtACCACCGGTGGTACATGTGGCGGTTACTGAAGGTACGAAATGTACCATCGGTGGTACATACGGCGGTAAACgtgttaatctaacctaacccaacccaaccgcTTAACCCTATAAGGACCATTGGAACAATTATGAACCACTTCAAAAGCGTGCTTTTCCTTGGATGAAATTCCCTTGTAGAGGCGTGTCCGTCCGGTGGTACATTTTTGCACCACATCAGAAAACATCACTCACacgatatgtggaaaaaaagctcTTGTTTCTGTGTAACAGCAGTTGACTCGTGACCACCAGAGGGGGAGGACGTAGTGACTGATCCTCCGTTTTCAACGATTTTTTTGGACGACTCATAGGTAAGCCAGGTCACtacaaaaattatgatatatCCCATATATTCAGTAGAATGTGTTTATAATGTTGGCCTGACTTTGGATTATATTACTGTAAtgtaaaaaggtgtttttaaatGGTTCAAAAATGTACCAGTGGGTCATTCTGTTTCCTCAGATATGGACACGTCACAGTTCTATGGAGGCAGGTTTAAAGTTGATTGTGACACAAAGCAATTTGTATGCAACacaacaaaatgtaaacaagcCTCTGAAGCTGGATAAAGATGAGTTGGAACAATTTCTAGGGACTGTCTTTCTTATGTCCTTGTTCAAAATATCTAACACTAGGCTTTATTGGAGTGGGGTGCTGGAATTCGATTCCGTATCCAAAGTTTTCAGTAGAAGGCgatgggaagaaataaaaagctcTCTACATTTCAATGACAACACTCAGGCACCTGACAGGACTGGTCCCAATGCTGACAGGCTTTTCAAGGTTCGCCCAGTACTTGACCATTTGCAATCAAAATTTCGCAGCATCCCAATGCAACAAATGTGCTGCATTGATGAAATGATTGTTCCCTTGAAAGGAAATTCTTACCTAAAGCAGTACATCCCATCCAAACCACACAAATGGGGTTTCAAGGTATTTGCTTTGTGTGATACCTCTGGGATCTTGAATGACTTGCATGTTTATGATGGGCCCCTAAAGCCAGTCCAAGGTGAACCGGATCTGGGTCCATCATCCAATATAGTTCTGCAGTTGGCGCGCACAATCCCAGTAAATGCAAACCATTTGTTATACCATGACAATTGGTTCACATCTCCTAAACTAATGGCTCATTTAGCAACGAAGCAGATCTACTCTCTGGGTACTGTGAGACAAAACAGACTGAAAGGGATAGGAAATGTTCTGCCTACAgataaggaaatgttgaaaaagCAAAGGGGGTCTCATGTAGAGGTAAGCACAACTTACGATGGAGTAGAGTTACGTGCAATGAAATGGGTAGACAATCGTTGTGTGACTCTCCTCACAAGCTTTTCATCTGCTCAACCTTTGGGAACATGTAAGAGGtatgacaagaaaaggaaggagattgtTGAAATTCCTTGCCCCAAAATAGTCAAAACCTATaatgaggaaatgggaggggttGATCTTCTGGATTCGTTGATTGCCTTATATAGAATCCACATAAGGTCTCACAAGTACTACCATAAACTTGTTTTCCACTTTCTTGATGTCACAATAGTAAATTCATGGCTTCTCTACAGGAGGGAGGCTAGTGCAATAGGGGTGTCAAAAAAATCGCAACTTCAGTTGCAGGCATTCAAGTTGAAGGTGGCATATTCTCTCCTACGCCAAAACAAAGACCCCCTGAAAAGACCCGGTGTGGGAAGACCACGCTCCAGCAGTCTTGAGACAGagcacgaggaaaaaaaaaagagaggtcatGCAACAAAACCAATTCCAAGCGTTGACATCACAAAAGATGGAATTGGCCACTGGCCCAAGATTGTTGAGACGAAGGAAAGACCTCGTTGCAAGCTACCAAATTGTAAAGGAAGGCCAAACACatatttagtgccctctaaggggtgtgatgttcccttgtggcacacgataattacaaatccta is a window of Scylla paramamosain isolate STU-SP2022 unplaced genomic scaffold, ASM3559412v1 Contig65, whole genome shotgun sequence DNA encoding:
- the LOC135098455 gene encoding uncharacterized protein LOC135098455, producing MDYRRYLHLLCICVRRIVGATLQHITYTEFLPSILGQGIIEKYGLALQSSGFFAGYDININAGIANSVSSQALKFVASLLPNTVAYFDEEKVKERPITDTFYAPFDLYKPIRGERVNELSENLNSQLKEKVAKFVAFSVAIDESTDITDIAQLAAVFIRGVDENMQIWTRHSSMEAGLKLIVTQSNLYATQQNVNKPLKLDKDETGPNADRLFKVRPVLDHLQSKFRSIPMQQMCCIDEMIVPLKGNSYLKQYIPSKPHKWGFKVFALCDTSGILNDLHVYDGPLKPVQGEPDLGPSSNIVLQLARTIPVNANHLLYHDNWFTSPKLMAHLATKQIYSLGTEGG